In Fusobacterium russii ATCC 25533, the following proteins share a genomic window:
- a CDS encoding ABC transporter permease codes for MVELVDKKIKNFLINNSVPILMLAVILITFPLSGLSLSYIAHEMILRISRNLFLVLSLLIPIVAGMGLNFGIVLGAMGGQIALILVSDWHILGLQGVFLAMILSLPLSIFLGYLGGIVLNRAKGREMITSMMLGFFINGVYQLIVLYSMGKIISIKDKSILLSSGRGIRNAIDLTGIAGSLDKTFSLKILDFNIPILTILLIGLLCVFIIWFRKTKLGQDMKAVGQDMEVSKSSGIEVNKVRVYSIVISTVLAGIGQIIYLQNIGTMNTYNSHEQIGMFSVAALLIGGASVAKASIPNAISGVILFHMMFILAPTAGKELMGSAQIGEYFRVFISYGIIALVLTMYEWRRKKEKEREREKAMSLELNKKVSK; via the coding sequence ATGGTGGAACTCGTGGATAAAAAAATCAAAAATTTTCTGATAAATAACAGTGTTCCTATATTGATGTTAGCTGTTATTTTAATAACTTTTCCACTTTCTGGTTTGAGTTTAAGCTATATAGCACATGAGATGATTTTAAGAATTTCAAGAAATTTATTTTTAGTGTTATCACTTCTTATCCCAATAGTTGCAGGTATGGGGCTTAACTTTGGAATAGTCCTTGGAGCTATGGGAGGACAAATTGCATTGATTTTAGTTTCTGATTGGCATATTTTAGGGTTACAAGGAGTATTTTTAGCTATGATTTTATCTTTACCTCTTTCTATTTTTTTAGGATATTTAGGAGGAATTGTATTAAATAGAGCAAAAGGTAGAGAAATGATAACTTCTATGATGTTAGGATTTTTTATAAATGGAGTTTATCAATTAATAGTTTTATACTCTATGGGGAAAATAATTTCCATTAAAGACAAATCGATATTGCTGTCATCAGGAAGAGGTATAAGAAATGCTATAGATCTTACAGGTATTGCAGGAAGCTTAGATAAAACATTTTCTTTAAAAATTTTAGATTTCAATATACCTATACTCACTATTCTTTTAATCGGACTTCTTTGTGTATTTATAATTTGGTTTAGAAAAACAAAACTTGGTCAAGATATGAAGGCAGTTGGACAGGATATGGAAGTTTCAAAATCTTCAGGTATAGAGGTTAATAAAGTTAGAGTATACTCAATAGTAATTTCAACTGTTTTAGCAGGTATTGGACAAATAATTTATCTTCAAAATATAGGAACTATGAATACATATAACTCACATGAACAAATAGGAATGTTCTCAGTGGCGGCTTTATTAATAGGAGGGGCATCAGTTGCAAAGGCTTCGATTCCAAATGCAATAAGTGGAGTTATTTTATTTCATATGATGTTCATATTAGCACCTACAGCTGGAAAAGAACTTATGGGTTCAGCACAAATAGGAGAATATTTTAGAGTATTCATTTCCTATGGAATAATAGCACTTGTTTTAACAATGTATGAATGGAGAAGAAAAAAAGAAAAAGAGAGAGAAAGAGAAAAAGCTATGAGTTTGGAACTTAATAAGAAGGTGAGCAAATGA
- a CDS encoding DUF6672 family protein, with product MNKIAKILTIVLILFVISVLLFITGKRHDILIDNNTTNPVKYSVNGEDYKVLDAKKKIKVFSKGLSNVIYLKTIDNKVIEKDLPSKDINVFVNEMVKDSDNWYEVIEIVNN from the coding sequence ATGAATAAAATAGCGAAAATATTGACAATAGTTTTAATACTATTTGTTATATCAGTACTTCTTTTTATAACAGGGAAAAGACATGATATACTTATAGATAATAATACAACCAATCCAGTTAAATATAGTGTAAATGGAGAAGACTATAAAGTTTTAGATGCAAAGAAAAAAATTAAAGTATTTTCAAAGGGATTGAGCAATGTCATATATTTAAAAACCATTGATAATAAAGTAATAGAGAAAGATTTACCTTCTAAAGATATAAATGTTTTTGTCAATGAGATGGTGAAAGATTCTGATAATTGGTATGAGGTAATAGAAATAGTAAATAATTAG